One Vanessa cardui chromosome 4, ilVanCard2.1, whole genome shotgun sequence genomic window carries:
- the LOC124544147 gene encoding lipopolysaccharide-induced tumor necrosis factor-alpha factor homolog produces the protein MKNTTDDSYSHMRPTNPPPYSDQPPVQYTSNPAVAPAGYEMENQPQVTIVHPQTTTIIQGTTVMPAFIISGNLGPKSTPYFCNKCNQQIVTVVKKKSSMRTHVCAGLLCFFLCWPCVCLPYCMESCKRTEHYCPKCDAFIGRYDA, from the exons A tgaaAAACACGACAGATGACTCGTATTCTCACATGCGTCCTACGAATCCGCCGCCATATTCCGACCAACCGCCAGTGCAATATACCTCCAACCCAGCAGTTGCACCAGCTGGCTACGAAATGGAAAATCAGCCACAAGTGACAATTGTACATCCACAAACTACCACAATAATCCAGGGAACAACAGTGATGCCAGCATTCATTATCTCAGGGAATTTGGGTCCAAAATCAACGCCGTACTTCTGCAATAAATGCAATCAGCAAATAGTAACCGTGGTTAAAAAGAAATCTTCGATGAGAACACACGTGTGCGCGGGACTATTATGCTTTTTCCT ttgCTGGCCCTGCGTTTGTTTACCTTACTGTATGGAGTCGTGCAAGAGAACTGAGCACTACTGTCCGAAATGTGATGCGTTCATTGGAAGGTACGACGCCTAA
- the LOC124544148 gene encoding lipopolysaccharide-induced tumor necrosis factor-alpha factor-like gives MNITPVGPKPTQLVCPSCRASIVSKVDHKATTKTHLIAFFLCLFLCWPCICVPYCVDSCQNADHYCPSCNAYLGTYQG, from the exons ATGAACATCACACCAGTCGGACCGAAGCCAACACAGTTGGTCTGCCCATCCTGTAGGGCCAGTATAGTGAGCAAAGTGGACCACAAGGCGACCACTAAGACTCATCTTATAGCCTTCTTTTTATGCTTATTCTT atgCTGGCCTTGCATTTGTGTTCCGTATTGCGTCGACTCTTGCCAAAACGCTGACCACTATTGTCCGAGCTGCAATGCCTACCTTGGAACTTATCAaggataa